From Neobacillus sp. PS2-9, the proteins below share one genomic window:
- a CDS encoding HypC/HybG/HupF family hydrogenase formation chaperone — protein sequence MCVGVPARVVKKMEYSAVVDVMGSQTTVGTIFVPELELGDYVIVHAGQAMSIVDETYARQSVEEWRKLVNARDSETVQ from the coding sequence ATGTGTGTAGGTGTACCGGCTAGAGTAGTGAAGAAAATGGAATACAGTGCAGTCGTAGATGTCATGGGTTCGCAGACAACCGTTGGAACGATATTTGTTCCCGAATTGGAGCTTGGAGATTATGTCATCGTACATGCTGGTCAGGCCATGAGTATTGTCGATGAAACATATGCAAGACAGAGTGTGGAGGAGTGGAGGAAACTTGTCAATGCTCGAGATTCTGAAACAGTCCAATAA
- the hypD gene encoding hydrogenase formation protein HypD: MLEILKQSNNPEVCKPLVEAVIEKAKEFQRKFGRMPAFMEVCGSHTMSLARTGVKPCLKDEVNLISGPGCPVCVTDQRSIDAMIALAEGENRIICTFGDMMRVPGSNKTLLDSKIAGKDIRVLYSPVDAVKVAEDNPDKQVIFLGVGFETTIPILTLMVGEAEKRGIENFSIWMTTKLVEPVLRYLLDAGEVHLDGFLLPGHVSIVLGEESYQYLVDEYHISGVITGFETAELLFGIYKSIDLALKEETAIINNHPSIVSKTGNQVIQQWMDQYLIKCDEAWRGIGVIPNSGLDLKPEYDKYNAKKRFTVEVGEPRKTKCRCGEVIRGLITPNECPLFGKACNPMKPIGPCMVSAEGSCAAFYQYMRESF; this comes from the coding sequence ATGCTCGAGATTCTGAAACAGTCCAATAATCCGGAGGTCTGTAAGCCACTTGTGGAGGCCGTTATCGAAAAAGCTAAGGAATTTCAGCGGAAATTTGGACGCATGCCTGCTTTCATGGAGGTATGCGGCTCGCACACCATGTCTCTAGCAAGAACAGGAGTGAAGCCATGTCTAAAGGATGAGGTCAACCTTATTTCCGGACCAGGCTGTCCTGTGTGTGTCACGGATCAACGTTCAATTGATGCCATGATCGCTCTAGCAGAAGGCGAAAACCGAATCATCTGTACCTTCGGTGACATGATGAGAGTTCCTGGCTCAAATAAAACATTATTGGATTCGAAGATTGCCGGTAAGGATATTCGTGTTCTTTATTCGCCTGTAGATGCGGTGAAGGTAGCCGAAGACAATCCGGATAAACAAGTTATTTTTCTTGGAGTAGGCTTTGAAACAACGATTCCTATCCTCACATTAATGGTGGGAGAAGCGGAAAAACGCGGAATTGAGAATTTTTCGATTTGGATGACTACTAAACTAGTGGAACCAGTTCTCCGCTACTTGCTTGATGCTGGTGAAGTTCATTTGGATGGATTTTTGCTGCCAGGACATGTTTCGATTGTATTAGGTGAAGAATCATATCAGTATTTAGTTGATGAATATCATATTTCAGGTGTGATTACTGGTTTTGAAACGGCAGAATTGCTGTTTGGAATTTACAAAAGCATTGATTTGGCATTAAAAGAAGAAACAGCCATAATCAATAACCACCCTTCTATTGTTAGTAAAACGGGAAATCAAGTGATTCAACAGTGGATGGATCAATACTTAATCAAGTGTGACGAAGCCTGGAGGGGAATAGGGGTTATTCCTAACAGCGGGCTGGACTTAAAACCTGAATACGATAAATATAACGCGAAAAAGAGGTTTACGGTAGAGGTTGGCGAACCAAGAAAAACGAAATGTCGCTGCGGTGAAGTCATTCGTGGATTAATTACGCCAAATGAGTGTCCGCTTTTTGGTAAAGCCTGTAACCCGATGAAGCCAATCGGTCCGTGTATGGTTTCTGCAGAAGGAAGTTGTGCGGCTTTTTATCAATACATGAGGGAGAGCTTTTAA
- the hypE gene encoding hydrogenase expression/formation protein HypE, with product MDQFISLAHGDGGELSHRLIKEVFIEAFGDGNSALFDAASVDIPIGKIAVTTDSFVIKPIFFPGGSIGKLAVAGTVNDLAVSGAKPIYLTCGFVIEEGFSISELKKIVSDMASEARRTGVSIVAGDTKVVERGSADGVYINTTGIGIYEPNKGCSLEFEEGDAIIVSGTIGDHGIAVLAARGELGISSPVNSDCASLNTMLAEVLNSTSGVRIMRDPTRGGLATTLVEIAEDFHLTMKINELDLPVKEEVHGVCDLLGFDPLYLANEGKAILIVADQEKEKVIDILREFSEGQDAVVIGSIMGKRKGQLLLETPLGSKRLLTRLSGTMFPRIC from the coding sequence ATGGATCAATTTATCAGCCTGGCACATGGTGACGGCGGTGAGTTAAGCCACCGTTTAATCAAGGAAGTCTTCATTGAAGCATTTGGTGATGGGAATTCGGCATTATTTGATGCAGCCTCGGTGGACATACCAATTGGCAAAATTGCTGTGACAACAGACTCGTTTGTTATTAAGCCTATTTTCTTCCCGGGTGGCTCTATCGGAAAATTAGCGGTAGCAGGAACGGTTAATGATTTAGCTGTTAGTGGAGCAAAACCTATATATCTAACCTGCGGATTTGTGATTGAGGAAGGGTTCTCTATTTCTGAATTAAAAAAAATAGTCAGTGACATGGCGAGTGAAGCACGTAGGACAGGAGTTTCCATTGTTGCAGGGGATACGAAGGTAGTGGAACGCGGTAGCGCTGATGGAGTCTATATTAATACAACTGGGATAGGAATCTATGAGCCTAACAAAGGTTGTAGCCTTGAATTTGAAGAAGGCGATGCTATTATTGTGTCAGGCACGATTGGAGATCATGGCATCGCTGTATTGGCTGCGAGAGGAGAGTTAGGTATATCATCGCCCGTAAATAGTGACTGTGCGAGCCTAAATACTATGTTAGCGGAAGTTCTTAACTCTACTTCAGGTGTACGAATTATGCGGGATCCTACCAGAGGTGGTCTAGCCACCACACTCGTTGAGATTGCTGAAGACTTTCATTTGACGATGAAAATTAATGAACTGGACCTTCCCGTAAAAGAAGAAGTACACGGGGTCTGTGATTTACTAGGCTTCGATCCGCTGTATCTGGCCAATGAAGGAAAAGCCATTCTTATCGTTGCCGATCAAGAAAAGGAGAAAGTGATAGATATTTTACGAGAATTCTCTGAGGGTCAGGATGCTGTAGTCATTGGTTCGATTATGGGTAAAAGAAAAGGACAATTATTATTAGAAACCCCCTTAGGCTCCAAAAGATTATTAACTAGATTATCAGGAACGATGTTTCCGAGAATATGCTAA
- a CDS encoding helix-turn-helix domain-containing protein translates to MIGRKIKEMRQKRGYSLSELAKQADVSKSYLSQIERGFQSNPSLQFLQKISIPLGTNIDYFIGESLAQKEVHIDLDDEWKSLIKKALENGLKKEDFREYLNYIKFQTWIKEQKK, encoded by the coding sequence ATGATAGGAAGAAAGATTAAGGAGATGAGGCAAAAGAGAGGATATTCTTTAAGTGAGTTAGCCAAGCAGGCAGATGTTTCGAAAAGTTATTTAAGCCAGATCGAAAGGGGATTTCAATCCAATCCTTCTCTTCAGTTTTTACAAAAGATTTCTATACCATTGGGAACAAATATTGATTATTTTATTGGTGAAAGTCTTGCTCAAAAAGAGGTTCATATTGATCTAGATGATGAGTGGAAATCATTGATAAAAAAAGCGCTCGAAAATGGTTTAAAAAAAGAAGACTTCCGAGAGTATCTTAATTATATAAAGTTTCAAACTTGGATAAAGGAACAAAAAAAATAA
- a CDS encoding SipW-dependent-type signal peptide-containing protein translates to MLKKITNFVLPTLHKKLHSLNRTNEGGNTIRQTRLKKFKKRSKKLLLAAKIVAIWYLLILTGSYLTTDTGAYFNDVEKISGTISVSEDFCKDVKKGTDFWHKYCKDNAGVGNGPDTPDEDTGEHTDPDNPGHNKGGCDDHTNAPCTEVTNINETHTSTSVTLTWSNPNILNNDTFVKIYRNRDKTPVGDNLKEGSYVGEGLLPSTKYSYKITTVDSSGKESKGVTIYVTTSKDTSENNNEK, encoded by the coding sequence ATGCTAAAAAAAATCACCAACTTCGTTCTTCCTACTCTACATAAGAAGCTTCATTCATTAAATAGAACGAATGAGGGAGGGAATACCATTCGACAAACACGTTTGAAGAAATTTAAGAAGAGAAGTAAAAAGCTGTTACTTGCAGCTAAGATTGTCGCCATTTGGTATCTTCTAATCCTAACAGGTTCATATCTTACAACTGATACGGGTGCTTACTTTAATGATGTCGAAAAAATAAGCGGAACAATTAGTGTTTCTGAGGATTTTTGTAAAGATGTAAAAAAAGGAACAGACTTTTGGCACAAATATTGTAAAGATAATGCAGGAGTTGGAAATGGCCCTGACACCCCAGATGAGGATACCGGTGAGCACACCGATCCAGATAACCCAGGTCATAATAAAGGTGGCTGTGATGACCATACTAACGCTCCTTGTACAGAGGTTACCAATATAAATGAAACTCATACGAGTACATCAGTTACGTTAACATGGTCAAATCCTAACATATTAAATAATGATACATTTGTGAAAATATATCGAAATCGCGATAAAACCCCAGTTGGAGATAACTTAAAAGAAGGTTCTTATGTAGGTGAAGGATTATTACCTTCAACAAAATATAGTTACAAAATTACTACAGTTGATAGTTCTGGGAAAGAATCTAAAGGAGTAACAATTTATGTTACTACCAGTAAAGATACAAGTGAAAATAATAACGAAAAATAA
- the sipW gene encoding signal peptidase I SipW, translated as MTAKKVWKITSNLITGLLFLLLIFMIFVVVSSKASGGEPNLLGYQLKTVLSGSMEPTFKTGSIIAVKPLSDTTNLKEKDVITFMQQDQTIVTHRIIKVIKQGDQVIYQTKGDNNEDADVNPVMAQNVVAKYTGVTIPFLGYLLDFAKSSKGMATLLITPGVLLLIYSALTILKALKELDKPKRETEKTA; from the coding sequence ATGACAGCGAAAAAAGTTTGGAAGATTACTAGCAATTTAATAACAGGGCTCCTATTCCTGCTATTGATCTTTATGATTTTTGTAGTAGTTTCGTCAAAGGCTTCAGGTGGTGAACCAAATTTATTGGGTTATCAATTAAAAACAGTACTATCAGGATCAATGGAACCAACATTTAAAACGGGTTCAATTATAGCTGTAAAGCCTCTTAGTGATACAACAAATTTAAAAGAAAAAGACGTCATAACTTTTATGCAGCAGGATCAAACAATCGTAACTCACAGAATAATTAAGGTAATAAAACAGGGTGATCAGGTAATTTACCAAACAAAAGGTGATAACAACGAAGATGCAGATGTGAATCCTGTTATGGCACAAAATGTCGTTGCAAAATACACGGGAGTCACTATTCCATTCCTAGGTTATTTATTAGATTTTGCTAAATCAAGTAAAGGAATGGCTACTTTGCTAATTACACCAGGTGTGCTGTTACTAATTTATTCAGCGCTAACCATCCTTAAGGCCTTAAAAGAACTGGATAAGCCTAAGAGAGAAACTGAAAAAACTGCATAA
- a CDS encoding TasA family protein gives MSIKKKLGLGVASAALGLSLIGGGTWAAFNDTATINNHFAAGTLDLVVGKVNAAANFDLSNMKPGDSVKRVFTLNNNGSLAIKEVLLNTTASNFMDNGAASTDNAEFMDYLSQFEINAFSVDSENTSGLFEPRASVVKPNQTLTLADLVQGSTAYEAKIKPEYLATDGTKRINLAPLTVPAGQEAYRGIPVTPADHDNVMFVIKFKEDNRRVNGSQFGEYVQNKFQNDSANFFFNLEATQWDGRSLDSSNGNGAVNNGVQGSADGSSDPNPRSIKNDANGNDLRTFKNNDEVVEPGTQN, from the coding sequence ATGTCTATTAAAAAGAAATTAGGTTTGGGAGTAGCATCAGCAGCACTAGGTTTATCATTAATCGGTGGAGGAACATGGGCAGCATTCAACGACACTGCAACAATTAACAATCATTTTGCTGCAGGTACCTTAGATTTAGTTGTTGGAAAAGTAAATGCTGCTGCAAACTTTGACTTAAGTAACATGAAGCCAGGGGATAGTGTTAAACGGGTATTTACATTGAATAATAATGGATCCTTAGCCATTAAAGAAGTTTTGCTAAATACCACAGCAAGTAACTTTATGGATAATGGTGCTGCTTCTACAGATAATGCTGAATTTATGGATTACCTTTCTCAGTTTGAAATCAATGCATTTTCTGTAGACTCAGAAAATACTTCTGGTTTATTTGAACCAAGAGCAAGTGTAGTTAAACCTAACCAAACTTTAACTTTGGCTGATTTAGTTCAAGGTTCAACAGCTTATGAAGCTAAAATTAAACCTGAGTATTTAGCTACTGATGGTACTAAACGTATCAATTTAGCTCCACTTACAGTTCCAGCAGGTCAGGAAGCTTACAGAGGTATTCCTGTAACTCCAGCTGACCATGATAACGTAATGTTTGTAATTAAGTTTAAAGAAGATAACAGAAGAGTTAACGGTAGCCAATTTGGTGAATACGTTCAAAATAAATTCCAAAATGACAGTGCCAACTTCTTCTTTAACTTAGAAGCAACTCAGTGGGATGGAAGATCGCTTGACAGCTCTAACGGTAACGGTGCTGTAAACAATGGTGTACAAGGATCTGCTGATGGATCATCTGATCCAAATCCAAGATCAATTAAAAATGATGCAAATGGTAACGACCTTCGTACATTTAAAAATAATGACGAAGTTGTTGAACCAGGAACTCAGAACTAA
- a CDS encoding TasA family protein → MRKIILLLSVFLLFVTPLTAYGKLYNNEIDLTTNPGKVLFDLTNIKPGDSVTRDLIIKNNGTQDFNYTASSKYLSGSQEFFNKLDFTIKDNAGIIYEGKLFEFNKLSSRILKSKQSEKLQFLIKVPLDLGNGFQGLSTNFQIKLYVEGTLGGVLPADGPKLPETGTNMFNILVAGAVIVLTGSIFQFSMMLRRRKIERRA, encoded by the coding sequence ATGAGAAAGATAATTCTCCTATTATCAGTATTTCTCTTGTTTGTAACTCCTTTAACTGCTTATGGAAAATTATACAACAATGAAATTGACTTAACGACAAACCCTGGTAAGGTTCTATTTGATTTAACAAACATTAAACCAGGAGATTCCGTAACCCGTGATTTAATTATTAAAAATAATGGAACACAGGATTTTAACTATACTGCTTCAAGCAAATATCTTTCCGGATCACAAGAGTTTTTTAATAAACTAGATTTTACTATTAAAGATAATGCCGGCATTATTTATGAAGGTAAATTATTTGAATTTAACAAATTATCATCAAGAATTTTAAAAAGTAAACAGAGTGAAAAGTTACAATTTTTAATTAAGGTACCATTGGATTTAGGTAATGGATTCCAAGGGTTAAGTACCAATTTTCAAATTAAATTGTATGTTGAAGGTACCCTCGGTGGTGTTTTACCAGCAGATGGTCCTAAGCTACCTGAAACAGGAACAAATATGTTCAACATTTTAGTAGCTGGGGCAGTTATAGTTTTAACTGGTTCCATTTTTCAATTTTCCATGATGTTAAGACGAAGAAAGATTGAAAGACGTGCATAA
- a CDS encoding DUF2535 family protein has translation MLFKSLEFKNVVGQKVKVMEIPVLEEDSTYKFMIQVRLQTFLTSINQESKPKRCYSFKDYLKKVMKWPDYEQLFKVGELKNNA, from the coding sequence TTGTTATTCAAAAGCCTAGAGTTCAAAAATGTTGTTGGACAGAAGGTTAAAGTCATGGAAATTCCTGTATTGGAGGAAGATAGTACTTATAAATTTATGATCCAAGTCCGTTTACAGACGTTTTTAACGTCCATTAATCAGGAAAGCAAACCTAAGAGATGCTACTCCTTTAAAGATTACTTGAAAAAGGTCATGAAATGGCCAGACTATGAGCAACTATTCAAAGTCGGAGAATTAAAGAATAATGCATAA
- a CDS encoding DegV family protein — MSKIKIVTDSTLDISQEMAKQLGIIVVPLSVTINDETYLDRVDIEPAEFIDKMSKAKELPKSSQPAAGVFLEVYDELGNEGYEVLSIHMTGKMSGTVRSAESAAQMTDTKVTVVDSKFISTALAFQVKEAAFMAEQGKEMNEILSRLETIQEHTKLYIMVDTLENLVKGGRIGKGKAFIGSLLNIKPIASLEGAEYTPVTKVRSHSQVVKFLAKQFAEDVKGKTIRGVGLVHSGAHELAVKVKESIFDLTGFQDVQIDYTGPTISTHTGPGTIALMYYYE; from the coding sequence ATGAGTAAAATTAAAATTGTAACCGATTCAACCTTAGATATCTCACAAGAAATGGCTAAACAACTAGGTATTATTGTAGTTCCTTTATCCGTTACGATAAATGATGAAACCTATTTAGACCGGGTGGATATAGAGCCGGCTGAATTTATTGATAAAATGAGCAAAGCAAAAGAATTACCTAAAAGTTCCCAACCTGCGGCTGGTGTTTTTCTAGAGGTTTACGATGAACTTGGGAATGAAGGCTATGAAGTATTATCCATACATATGACAGGGAAAATGAGCGGTACAGTGCGTTCAGCTGAAAGTGCAGCACAAATGACAGATACCAAGGTAACAGTAGTCGATTCAAAGTTTATTTCTACCGCTCTAGCTTTTCAAGTGAAGGAAGCTGCTTTTATGGCTGAGCAAGGGAAAGAAATGAATGAAATCTTATCCCGATTAGAAACAATCCAGGAACATACCAAACTATATATCATGGTTGATACATTAGAAAATCTCGTTAAGGGTGGTAGAATCGGAAAAGGAAAGGCATTCATTGGCTCTCTATTAAATATCAAACCGATTGCGTCACTTGAAGGGGCAGAATATACTCCGGTTACAAAGGTTCGCAGCCATTCTCAGGTCGTTAAATTTTTGGCCAAGCAGTTTGCGGAAGATGTGAAGGGGAAAACGATTCGTGGTGTTGGTCTAGTCCATTCTGGTGCCCATGAACTTGCAGTAAAAGTAAAAGAGAGCATCTTCGATTTAACTGGATTCCAGGATGTTCAAATTGATTATACCGGTCCAACTATTAGTACACACACCGGTCCTGGTACAATAGCTCTCATGTATTATTATGAATAG
- a CDS encoding MBL fold metallo-hydrolase, with protein MERIGPIMILEGPNYSKVPFSRSLYIDCPEKVLIDSGADADQLLELDREYGVELIINTHYHPDHTLHNHLFRDATKLINPIEYETSLTIEGVASVNGVYQEWGKEGVEQWKKTLPQEWVKNLGEISGTYEYETTYLFGDVKVQFLHTPGHTMGLSCPYFPELGVVFAGDYDMTSFGPWYNGSDGNIEDFIASGKRLLSLDADTYITGHQKGIFNKQEFYQAMETFLAIIDRRDQVIDQYIKQGMNFEELTNIGIFYPKKMLQNSILKTWERGGIRKHLHRLGYTVVESSLELVSKK; from the coding sequence ATGGAGCGAATTGGTCCAATTATGATACTGGAAGGTCCAAATTATAGCAAAGTTCCTTTTTCAAGAAGTCTTTATATAGATTGTCCTGAAAAAGTGTTAATCGATAGTGGGGCCGATGCCGATCAACTGTTAGAACTTGATAGGGAATATGGTGTAGAGCTAATCATTAACACCCACTACCACCCTGACCATACTCTCCATAATCATTTGTTTAGGGATGCTACAAAACTAATTAATCCCATTGAGTACGAGACCTCATTAACGATTGAGGGGGTAGCAAGTGTCAATGGCGTTTATCAAGAATGGGGCAAGGAAGGCGTCGAGCAGTGGAAAAAGACCCTTCCACAAGAATGGGTTAAAAACCTTGGCGAGATTTCGGGAACCTATGAATATGAAACAACCTATTTATTTGGGGACGTAAAAGTACAATTTCTACATACCCCTGGGCATACGATGGGCTTATCTTGCCCTTATTTTCCTGAATTGGGTGTGGTTTTCGCTGGGGATTATGACATGACGTCTTTTGGTCCGTGGTATAACGGCAGTGATGGAAATATTGAGGATTTCATTGCTTCTGGTAAACGATTACTTTCCCTTGATGCCGATACATATATAACCGGGCATCAAAAAGGAATTTTCAATAAACAAGAGTTTTATCAAGCCATGGAAACATTCCTTGCCATCATCGACAGAAGAGACCAGGTAATTGATCAATATATAAAACAGGGCATGAACTTTGAGGAATTAACAAATATCGGTATTTTTTATCCAAAGAAAATGCTGCAAAACTCGATCCTTAAAACTTGGGAACGCGGAGGAATTCGAAAGCATCTGCACCGCCTAGGCTATACAGTTGTGGAGTCTTCTCTCGAGCTAGTCAGTAAAAAATAA
- a CDS encoding spore germination protein, whose translation MFKRKSKNNQSDEFKKHSFDVDELKEQLNNELGACSDINFRTLKKDGKKILVSFLSSLIDKTSLDEFILLAIQQQKDSMDWTTENLAQILPIAELQAANQLKEVVSSLIEGYAYIYIEGEPFGILANIGTTVERSLEKAETESLVYGPKISFTESLIGNLNIIRSNLKDKELCMEDISIGSRVKTPGKIVYIRDIADEENINTFKQRINDLEFDYIPDTTVLGQLIEDNSWTVFPQIMSSELPDRVSLSLMRGKVAVLMDRSPAAIYGPTPFLSFFESTEDVYMRWNMGLFLRMLRIVAIFLSVLLTPAYVAVLTYHYEVIPSPLLVSLGQSRANVPFPPVFEALLLEFVIELLREAGARLPTKVGQTMGIVGGIVIGQAAVQAGFTSNILIIIIALSALGSFTSPSYIMGTAIRMIRFPIILLAGIWGGIGIMLSFCFFLIHLLKLTSLGSPYFMPVYPFRWRDLGYSIIKFPVQYLPFRPVTNHPVDSSRFKEKKANKKKDVDE comes from the coding sequence ATGTTTAAGCGAAAATCCAAAAATAATCAATCCGATGAATTTAAAAAGCATAGTTTTGATGTAGATGAACTTAAAGAGCAGTTAAACAATGAACTGGGAGCATGTTCAGATATTAACTTTAGAACCTTAAAAAAAGATGGTAAAAAAATTCTTGTGTCTTTCCTTAGTAGCCTGATAGATAAAACCAGTCTAGACGAATTTATTTTATTAGCTATTCAACAGCAAAAAGATTCAATGGATTGGACAACAGAAAATCTGGCACAGATTTTACCTATTGCTGAACTGCAAGCAGCCAATCAATTAAAGGAAGTCGTTTCCTCCTTAATTGAGGGCTATGCCTATATTTATATTGAAGGTGAGCCGTTCGGAATCCTCGCGAATATCGGTACAACAGTAGAGAGATCCTTAGAAAAAGCGGAAACAGAATCATTAGTTTATGGACCGAAGATTTCTTTTACAGAGTCGCTAATAGGAAATTTAAATATCATTAGAAGTAATCTTAAGGATAAAGAATTATGTATGGAAGATATAAGTATTGGGAGCAGAGTAAAAACACCTGGAAAGATTGTATATATAAGGGATATTGCAGATGAAGAAAATATAAATACCTTTAAACAAAGAATTAATGACTTAGAATTTGATTATATTCCAGATACAACCGTATTAGGGCAGTTGATTGAGGATAATAGTTGGACTGTATTTCCACAAATTATGTCCTCCGAGCTTCCAGACCGCGTATCCCTTTCATTAATGAGAGGTAAAGTTGCGGTCTTAATGGACAGGTCACCTGCGGCGATATATGGACCAACCCCATTTTTAAGCTTTTTTGAGTCCACTGAAGACGTTTATATGCGCTGGAACATGGGGCTATTTTTAAGAATGCTGCGAATTGTAGCGATCTTTTTATCGGTTTTATTAACCCCAGCATATGTAGCGGTTTTGACCTATCATTATGAGGTTATTCCATCTCCCCTGCTTGTTTCATTAGGTCAATCCAGAGCGAATGTTCCGTTTCCTCCTGTATTTGAAGCTTTGCTATTAGAATTTGTTATTGAACTCTTAAGAGAAGCTGGTGCTAGACTACCAACAAAAGTGGGTCAAACCATGGGTATCGTTGGTGGTATAGTCATCGGACAAGCTGCTGTTCAGGCTGGGTTTACGAGTAATATATTAATTATTATTATTGCCCTGAGTGCACTAGGGTCTTTTACTTCTCCAAGTTATATCATGGGTACCGCGATTCGAATGATTCGGTTCCCGATTATTCTGTTAGCGGGTATATGGGGTGGTATTGGTATCATGCTGTCATTTTGTTTCTTCCTTATTCATTTGTTGAAACTGACTTCCTTAGGGAGTCCGTATTTTATGCCAGTCTACCCGTTTCGTTGGAGGGACTTAGGATACAGTATCATTAAATTTCCCGTTCAATACTTGCCTTTTAGACCAGTTACTAATCATCCAGTAGATAGTAGTCGATTTAAAGAGAAAAAGGCGAATAAAAAGAAGGATGTAGATGAATAG
- a CDS encoding GerAB/ArcD/ProY family transporter, which yields MKVNLHPKEGLLFEAFLVVFIVHAIQTGVGLVGLPRVVYMEAKHDAWIAVLLGGIFTAFVLVMMVRMLGKYDSADLYGIHVDVFGKWIGHALSIFYMLYLSLSFFIILMNYIEIIQVWIFPDLPTWQISLVLILLTIYAVTGGVRVIVGVAFLSVLGTFWLNFFIIVPIRYSDFKHLLPIMNINMMQLVKGMYKTTLSLMGFELIMFFYPYVKDKKKVMLYTQIGNLYTTAIFTLITLVCIAFFSENGLARTIWPVLSMFKIVKLPNLERFEFIAVSFWMLIILPNMCGYLWAASKGLKRIFQLKQKKGIWIIGLLVWIGTFFIKARYQMNVVTDYTAKLGFVAAFCYPILLSVIVSVKKWLQRRKKSNAEV from the coding sequence ATGAAAGTGAATTTACATCCAAAAGAGGGACTGTTATTTGAAGCATTTCTTGTCGTGTTTATTGTCCATGCCATCCAAACGGGAGTAGGTTTAGTAGGACTTCCGAGGGTTGTCTATATGGAAGCCAAACATGATGCGTGGATTGCTGTCCTTCTTGGAGGGATTTTTACTGCATTTGTATTAGTCATGATGGTGCGTATGCTTGGAAAATATGATAGTGCTGATTTGTACGGAATCCATGTTGATGTTTTTGGTAAATGGATAGGTCATGCATTAAGTATTTTCTATATGCTGTATTTAAGTCTTAGCTTTTTTATTATCCTTATGAATTATATAGAAATTATCCAAGTTTGGATTTTTCCAGATCTTCCAACCTGGCAAATTTCTTTAGTTTTAATCCTTCTGACTATTTATGCTGTAACTGGTGGTGTTCGTGTAATTGTAGGAGTGGCCTTCCTATCAGTACTGGGAACCTTTTGGCTTAACTTTTTCATCATTGTACCTATTAGGTATTCCGATTTCAAACATCTTCTTCCCATTATGAACATTAATATGATGCAGCTAGTGAAAGGCATGTACAAAACCACTCTATCGCTCATGGGGTTTGAATTAATTATGTTCTTTTATCCTTATGTAAAAGACAAAAAGAAAGTCATGCTGTACACACAGATAGGAAATCTTTATACCACTGCAATATTTACTTTGATTACTCTAGTTTGTATTGCGTTTTTCTCAGAAAATGGTTTAGCACGAACCATTTGGCCGGTTTTATCGATGTTCAAGATTGTGAAATTGCCCAACTTAGAACGATTTGAATTTATTGCCGTTTCCTTTTGGATGTTAATTATTTTACCAAATATGTGCGGTTATTTATGGGCCGCATCTAAAGGCCTTAAACGAATCTTTCAATTGAAACAGAAAAAAGGGATTTGGATTATTGGACTTTTAGTTTGGATAGGAACCTTTTTTATTAAAGCTCGATACCAAATGAATGTAGTAACTGATTACACGGCTAAGCTTGGATTCGTTGCAGCGTTCTGTTATCCAATACTCCTTTCAGTGATTGTTTCTGTGAAAAAGTGGCTCCAAAGGAGGAAGAAATCGAATGCTGAAGTGTAG